The genomic interval TTGAATAATGAAATTCAACTGTTACAACGGCTAACTCATCCTTTGATATACTCTGCACTCTCCTTACCCCGGATAATGCGTTACATTCCCTCTCAATAGGCCTTGCAACATACTGAGCCATATCCCTTGCAGAAGCGCCAGGCTCCATAACCAAAACTGCAACTGTGGGCCTCTGAACCTCAGGGAATAGGTCAGTCTTTAAGGTGTATGAAGAATACACCCCCATTACAAAGGCAAGGAGAGAAAGCACCATTACTAAATGTGGATTTTTAAAGATAAAATCCACAAATGCGTTTCTTTTTATTTCTTCCATTTCTGCTCCATATAATTTAGCAAATACTATTACTATTCATAGTAAAAAAAAGCGGGGAAAATCCTCGCTAATTTTTTTAATTTTTAAAATTTACTCGTCAAGCTTTTTGCCTGAAATGGAGTATCTGATTCTCTCTTTAATGGTATAGAATGTTGGAATAAATACAAGTGTTAAAAATGTTCCAACAGTCAAACCCCCAATTGCAACAATTGCAAGAGGAGACAGCCTTTCAAGACCAACTGCCCACTCTAAAGCAATAGGAATCATACCAACAATTGTTGTAACAGCTGTCATTAAAATAGGCCTTGTTCTTACCTTAATTGCCATTTTAACAGATTCAAGGAATGGATGTCCCTGCTCCCTGTAAATCTTAATAAAGTCAATTAAGAGAATTGAGTTTTTAACAACAACACCTGCAAGCAAGATAAATCCCATAAAGGCAGGCATACATCCGTGTTTACCAGCAATTAGCAAGCCCCAGACAGCACCGATAAAAGCAAATGGAATAGCAATCATTAAAACAATCGGGTCTGAGAAAGACTTGAATGTTACAACAAATGTTAAGTACAGGAAGAGAACAGAAAGAATAAGAGCCTTGGCAAGCCTTCCAAATGACTCATTCATCTGAGACATTTCTCCCTCTTCAGTAACATGGTAACCTGCAGGGAATTTTACCTTGCCTACAGCCTTATTCCTCTGCTCGTAAAGAAATGTAACCGGAGCGGTGGCTCTGTATCCGTAAACATCTGCGGTATATCTTAACTTATCCCTTGTGATAACAGTGGGAACATAAACCTTTTCAACCTTCGCAACCTCTTTTAAAGGGATGTAAAAGCCTTTAGGTGTCAGAATATTCATTGTCATAATCTTCTGAACATTGTCTCTCTTTGTGTCAAGATATCTAAACCTTATTCCTATTCCATCCTGGTTGAATATTCTAAATACACTTGCTGGTACACCTCTAACCGCTGTAGCAATCTGCATTGAAACATCAATAGGGGTAAGCCCGTATGTTGCAAGTTTATCCCTGTTAAAGAATAGGTGATACTCTTCCCTGTCAAGCTTCCAGTTTCTTGAAACAGACTTGAATCCCGGCATTGATATTAAATTCTTACCCACTTCTTCAGCAAGTTTGTCAAGCCTCTCTAAATTGTCTCCTGCAATCTCAACATCAATTGTGGATGCAATACTTGACAGAGGTGTTGCACCAAATTCAAATACATCAGCGTATTTTACACCCTTCATTCTTCTAATTTCTTTTCTCAACTCGTCCTCAATCTGCCAGATATTCTTCTTTCTTTGAAACCTGTCAACAATGTTAACTGTAATGTCAATCTGCTGTGGGGTTCTTCCCTTTCCGTAGGTTATCAAGCCTGGTTCAGAACCAATAAAGCCTAACTCTGAAATCAATCCAGGAAGCTTTGCAATCTTCTTTTCAATATTTGATAATACTTTTTCAGTTTGCTCAATTGAGAAATCTGACTCTGTTTCAACCCTAATTTTTATAATACCTGTATCCATAGGAGGCATTAAGTCTCTTCCAACAACCTTTTTCATTGCCCTTCCAGATAAAAGCAAAGCTATTACAATAATAGGAATAAAAATCCATTTAAACTGGTGGACAAACTCAAATGTTGCAAGGAAGAAAACCTTTAGCCTGTCAACAAAGTTTACCTCAAAAAAGTGGGCAAACTTGTTTAACCAGAGGATAATCTTGTACTCATCCTTATCATGCTTTTTAATTATAAAAGGTGCTATTAAAGGAATTATGGTAATTGAAACAACATAGGAAGATATAAGCGCAATGGATAAGGTAACAGTTAACGGCCTTAAAACCTTTTGAACATATCCGCCTAAAAACATTATCGGGATTAAAACAACAACTGAAGAGAATGTACCTGAAAAAACAGCAAGCATAATTTCGTATGTTGCCTCTCTCGCAACCTTCTTTAAGTCGCCTCCCTTTTCCCTGTAATGCCTTTCAATATTCTCTACAACAACAATAGCATCGTCAACAAGCATACCAACTGCAAGGATAACCGCAGTTAAGGTTACCATGTTGAACTGCATGTGGAATAACCACATTATTGCAAATGTCAAAAAGTAGGTAAATGGAATTGAAATACCTGTAATTAATGCAGACCTTAAATCAGAAATCATTAAGAAGATAACAAGTACAGTAAAGATAATCGCTTCTTTCAGAGACTCTTTCAGATTAGAAACTGTAAGGTTAATAATCCTCTCCTGGGAGTCTGCAATGTTGATATTAACCTGAGGGAATTTCTTTCTTAAAGCTGGTAAAGCCTTTTTTACCGCTTTAATGGTATCCATTGTGTTTCCGTCTTCGTGCCTTACAATGTTGATTGAAATTGCAGGCTTACCATTGAAATGAAATGCTGAAAATCTATCTTTTACAGTGTTTTTAATTGTTGCAAAATCCCTCAAATGAACTGTTGTACCTTTGTAAGATACAGGGATGTCTTTTATCTGATTGATATTCTCCAACTCACCCTTTGTTTTGATAACAACCTGTGATTTTTTATTTAAGATAAACCCTTCAGGAATATCAAGGTTGTTTGCCTTAATAGCTTTAATAACTGCAGAAAAGGGAATTCTAAGCTGAGCAAGCTTTGCAGGGTCAACCTGAATTGAGACTTCTCTTATCTGTCCACCAAAAACCTCTGCGTCTGAAACTTCCTGAATCTGTAATATTGCGTC from Thermotomaculum hydrothermale carries:
- a CDS encoding efflux RND transporter permease subunit, which encodes MEETKRNAFVDFIFKNPHLVMVLSLLAFVMGVYSSYTLKTDLFPEVQRPTVAVLVMEPGASARDMAQYVARPIERECNALSGVRRVQSISKDELAVVTVEFHYSKKLQEAATDVVIALQKVQSKLPKDILPPQIFKVGDFTNPVMTLAITPKEGSGYDLALTRQLAENELKDAILQIQEVSDAEVFGGQIREVSIQVDPAKLAQLRIPFSAVIKAIKANNLDIPEGFILNKKSQVVIKTKGELENINQIKDIPVSYKGTTVHLRDFATIKNTVKDRFSAFHFNGKPAISINIVRHEDGNTMDTIKAVKKALPALRKKFPQVNINIADSQERIINLTVSNLKESLKEAIIFTVLVIFLMISDLRSALITGISIPFTYFLTFAIMWLFHMQFNMVTLTAVILAVGMLVDDAIVVVENIERHYREKGGDLKKVAREATYEIMLAVFSGTFSSVVVLIPIMFLGGYVQKVLRPLTVTLSIALISSYVVSITIIPLIAPFIIKKHDKDEYKIILWLNKFAHFFEVNFVDRLKVFFLATFEFVHQFKWIFIPIIVIALLLSGRAMKKVVGRDLMPPMDTGIIKIRVETESDFSIEQTEKVLSNIEKKIAKLPGLISELGFIGSEPGLITYGKGRTPQQIDITVNIVDRFQRKKNIWQIEDELRKEIRRMKGVKYADVFEFGATPLSSIASTIDVEIAGDNLERLDKLAEEVGKNLISMPGFKSVSRNWKLDREEYHLFFNRDKLATYGLTPIDVSMQIATAVRGVPASVFRIFNQDGIGIRFRYLDTKRDNVQKIMTMNILTPKGFYIPLKEVAKVEKVYVPTVITRDKLRYTADVYGYRATAPVTFLYEQRNKAVGKVKFPAGYHVTEEGEMSQMNESFGRLAKALILSVLFLYLTFVVTFKSFSDPIVLMIAIPFAFIGAVWGLLIAGKHGCMPAFMGFILLAGVVVKNSILLIDFIKIYREQGHPFLESVKMAIKVRTRPILMTAVTTIVGMIPIALEWAVGLERLSPLAIVAIGGLTVGTFLTLVFIPTFYTIKERIRYSISGKKLDE